A region of Denticeps clupeoides chromosome 19, fDenClu1.1, whole genome shotgun sequence DNA encodes the following proteins:
- the wdr81 gene encoding WD repeat-containing protein 81 isoform X2, with the protein MVQTQVQAVDAVRQALQKLFSCAFVSTDRVSPSLSPAREKEREHPFQSGPAAPRQSSDNACPNVLPAECLLESAEVLYVVLPYTQYSLHDIITYSPAKLANSHAKVLFILYQLLTAMRACHVSGLSSGELSMLDIAIDERLCSRLKVTLAHYEELAEDLDKLCPGSGGQMPKMIQMRENALVLSDAHKKLCRNCCDELKSLVLDWVHGRVSNFRYLMELNRLAGRREGDPNYHPVLPWVVDFTVPFGRFRDLKRSKFRLNKGDKQLDFTYEMTKEALAAASANGGGGSSFLGDLGGSVGPGGPGQSDHLHVPHHISDVLSDITYYVYKARQTPKSVLCSHVRSQWEPNEYPASMERMQSWTPDECIPEFYKDPSIFRSIHPDMPDLDVPPWCNSCEEFVEVHRQLLESREVSQDLHHWIDLTFGFKLSGKEAIKAKNVCLHLVDNHTYLSSYGVVQLFDQPHPPRLAPNQYAPPEPPHLGPSNVPSWQVPTSAPMMDGVDGSVPEATGCESSAWTLVDRDEELEQGMEALDSLGASSAVLTTSASSAPVPLVSSVVGKTSAEHAVTSSPSPSSFPNESSVNVLGPGNRSSVLQRGSSSVRKHGETSLSASNTEDFKIALPEGFSPIQPLEELEKLSNFLVKGLHTQVYDITNAKKDRGQLGSQLVSLSELFQRDMQALGVLIAEIFHSPKLRGMKPNSSLSDRFQAVMKLCLANFRDIPLPLHHALETLLYINKGSTNHSPETPDWPLLFRYDPVCGGLPPPNPWQLLSPVLSPLPFPGYFPALHDFIFSYHSKMEAASGIQGRDVVFQLWQQLESLLQGSITAEGLEILLPFVLTLMMEESTAVYAAWYLFEPISRVLGPRNATKYLLKPLVGVYEHPRCLRGRFYLYTDCFVLQLIVRLGLQAFLSCLLPHVLQIITGFEVCSSSSGSAWEGCKVLRGSAGGLGLEEEEDYVCGDRRASAVNSAGKASAGGAAGSVGASDAGLVDYSSGISLNDQVFLTEGEDFQNGFYVNSGASGTPGAVSLAGKPQNAQSGTGKEADQESISVGKLSDKSSASEGSPGDGDSNRDRASLRSADSSQDLKQASDCEEGADLEEDDCNVDCKDKTMQRASSLELTLSGCTEESGATVATLDAEFLNGVEHCDADKRSVGEDEDQDPSEDSEEKEHKILLDTVCKTVRWLSAKLGPTVTSRYVTRNLLRLLTTCYIGPDKHQFVPSASEESSLESIGSVYEKKPVAGDQTALPVLECLLYIAHLYGEPVLTYQYLPYIGYLVSPPSSCRLNTRKEASLLGAVVLTQKIIIFLSDTTLMDILMKINQDVLLPLLDVLTCTKMGFPSGVQTRSVLCLKTLSLMALICLRIGREMVQQHMADTLCRFFQVFSLLQSLQEQLETAPRTEAGESTYVDLHMPEGTEVSCEISVLEELQAVFDPEMAYTSYIPFYCLVGDAAIRKLVPNHELVWRLGQSFHDKVSPGSPDPSAGQRVEMPPSSSLGLSPNIGQRFGRSPFPAPSSTSTPLGGDTLPESGTFGSHLVGNRIQVARDSEPGGSPNLSLMDNWQRTYPSHAQTAAMASSTYITSSAIPSISLSSSSWVLGPTPEDSALKQELPPSSRSLQGNWLAYWQYEIGLNQQDHFHFHQIRLQSFLGHSSTVKCLAPLAGEDYFLSGSKDKTVKLWPLYNHGDGTREMEPRLTYSEHRKSVFYVGQLEALQEVVSCDGAVHLWDHFTAKQLRTYDALDGKNPITAVTTMPAPHCSVVFGSADSVLRFIDPRKPGLQHEFRLSYTNMSAGLIRCLAVSPGGRTVAVGFSSGFIVLLDARTGLVLRGWPAHEGDILQLKAAEGNLVISSSSDHTLTVWKDLEPKPLHQYKSPSEPVHAFDLYSSEIVTGTMSNKIGVYSMTDISAGPASMTKLSSENFRGTLTSLAVLPTKRLLLLGSENGAIRLLA; encoded by the exons ATGGTGCAGACGCAAGTGCAGGCCGTTGATGCGGTGCGCCAAGCCTTACAGAAGCTTTTCTCCTGCGCGTTTGTTTCCACAGACCGGGTCTCCCCGTCCCTCTCCCCCGCCAGAGAGAAAGAACGCGAGCATCCCTTCCAGTCTGGTCCCGCCGCGCCCAGACAGAGCTCTGACAACGCGTGCCCGAACGTGCTCCCTGCCGAATGCCTGCTAGAGTCGGCAGAGGTGCTGTACGTGGTTCTGCCGTACACGCAGTACTCTCTCCACGACATTATTACGTATAGCCCCGCAAAGCTCGCCAACAGCCACGCCAAGGTGCTGTTCATTCTGTACCAGCTGCTCACTGCTATGCGTGCGTGTCACGTCTCAGGGTTGTCGAGCGGCGAGCTTTCAATGCTGGATATTGCCATCGACGAACGGCTCTGCAGTCGCCTCAAGGTCACCCTGGCGCATTATGAGGAACTGGCGGAGGACCTGGACAAACTCTGTCCCGGTAGTGGAGGTCAAATGCCAAAAATGATTCAAATGAGAGAGAATGCACTTGTTCTTAGTGACGCCCACAAGAAACTTTGCAGGAACTGTTGCGATGAGCTCAAATCCCTAGTCTTAGACTGGGTCCATGGACGAGTAAGCAACTTTCGTTATCTGATGGAGCTAAACAGACTCGCGGGGAGGAGGGAAGGTGACCCAAATTACCACCCCGTCTTGCCCTGGGTTGTGGACTTCACCGTGCCATTTGGCAGGTTCCGTGATCTCAAGAGGTCGAAATTTCGGCTCAACAAGGGGGACAAGCAGCTGGACTTCACTTACGAAATGACCAAAGAAGCTTTGGCAGCAGCATCTGCTAATGGGGGAGGAGGAAGTAGTTTTCTCGGAGACCTTGGTGGTTCTGTTGGCCCAGGAGGCCCTGGGCAGTCTGATCACCTCCACGTGCCCCACCACATCTCTGATGTGTTATCTGACATTACTTATTATGTCTACAAGGCAAGGCAGACCCCTAAATCTGTGCTCTGTAGCCACGTCCGGTCCCAGTGGGAGCCGAATGAATATCCTGCCAGCATGGAACGCATGCAGAGCTGGACCCCAGATGAGTGCATCCCAGAATTCTACAAGGACCCATCCATTTTCCGCTCTATCCACCCTGATATGCCAGACCTGGATGTGCCTCCATGGTGTAACTCATGTGAAGAGTTTGTAGAGGTGCATAGGCAGTTGCTAGAGAGCCGTGAGGTGTCCCAAGATCTACACCACTGGATTGACCTTACTTTTGGTTTCAAATTATCAGGAAAAGAAGCCATCAAGGCTAAGAATGTTTGCCTCCACTTAGTTGATAACCACACATATTTGTCCAGCTATGGAGTGGTTCAGCTCTTTGATCAGCCACATCCACCCCGCCTTGCTCCTAACCAGTATGCCCCACCTGAACCCCCCCATCTGGGTCCCTCAAATGTGCCCTCTTGGCAGGTCCCGACCTCTGCACCCATGATGGATGGTGTTGATGGATCTGTTCCAGAGGCTACAGGGTGTGAGTCCAGTGCCTGGACACTGGTTGACCGTGATGAGGAACTCGAGCAAGGAATGGAAGCCCTTGACTCTCTGGGAGCATCATCTGCTGTTCTCACAACATCAGCCTCCTCTGCTCCTGTGCCGCTGGTCAGCTCAGTTGTAGGAAAGACCAGTGCAGAACATGCTGTGacttcctctccatctccaaGTTCCTTCCCTAATGAGAGCTCTGTAAATGTCTTGGGACCTGGGAATCGAAGTTCCGTTCTGCAGCGAGGAAGCTCAAGTGTTAGAAAGCATGGAGAGACTAGTCTCAGTGCTTCCAACACAGAAGACTTTAAAATTGCATTGCCTGAAGGATTCAGCCCAATACAACCTCTAGAAGAGTTAGAGAAGCTCAGCAACTTTCTTGTGAAAGGCTTACACACCCAAGTTTATGACATCACAAATGCTAAAAAGGATAGAGGTCAGCTAGGGTCCCAACTGGTGTCACTTTCAGAGCTCTTCCAGAGAGACATGCAAGCCCTGGGTGTTCTCATTGCGGAGATTTTTCATTCCCCCAAGTTGCGTGGCATGAAACCAAACTCTTCCCTCAGCGACCGATTTCAGGCTGTGATGAAGCTCTGTTTGGCCAACTTTCGAGATATACCACTTCCCCTGCACCATGCACTGGAGACCCTTCTGTACATCAACAAAGGGTCCACAAACCACAGCCCAGAGACACCAGACTGGCCTTTATTGTTCAGATATGACCCAGTCTGTGGTGGCCTTCCTCCACCAAACCCATGGCAGCTTCTCAGCCCTGTGCTCTCACCACTCCCATTTCCTGGGTACTTCCCTGCATTGCATGACTTCATCTTCTCCTACCACTCCAAGATGGAGGCTGCGAGTGGCATTCAAGGTCGGGACGTTGTGTTCCAGCTGTGGCAGCAGCTAGAATCGTTGCTGCAGGGCAGCATTACGGCCGAGGGCCTGGAGATTCTCTTGCCGTTTGTCCTCACATTGATGATGGAGGAGTCCACTGCTGTGTATGCCGCATGGTATCTCTTTGAACCGATCTCTAGGGTCCTGGGACCCCGCAATGCCACAAAGTATCTGCTGAAGCCGCTGGTCGGTGTGTATGAGCATCCTCGCTGCCTGCGCGGCCGCTTCTATCTGTACACCGACTGCTTCGTGCTCCAGCTAATTGTTCGGCTCGGCCTGCAGGCCTTCCTGTCCTGCTTGCTCCCTCATGTTTTACAGATCATCACAGGCTTCGAGGTGTGCAGCAGTAGTAGCGGCTCTGCCTGGGAGGGCTGCAAAGTCCTTCGAGGCAGTGCTGGCGGTCTgggtttggaggaggaggaggattacGTCTGTGGAGATCGCCGCGCGTCTGCAGTAAACTCCGCCGGCAAGGCCAGTGCGGGTGGAGCGGCTGGCAGCGTAGGCGCAAGTGACGCCGGGCTGGTGGACTACTCCTCTGGCATTAGCCTCAATGACCAAGTTTTCTTGACTGAGGGAGAGGACTTCCAAAATGGCTTCTATGTAAACAGCGGGGCTTCTGGAACTCCGGGTGCAGTTAGTCTGGCAGGAAAACCGCAAAATGCCCAGAGTGGCACAGGTAAAGAGGCAGACCAGGAGTCCATCAGTGTGGGCAAACTTAGTGACAAAAGCAGTGCAAGTGAAGGCTCCCCCGGCGATGGAGACTCCAACAGGGACCGGGCAAGTCTGAGGTCTGCTGACAGCAGCCAGGACCTGAAGCAGGCCAGCGATTGTGAGGAGGGTGCAGACCTCGAGGAGGATGACTGCAATGTCGACTGCAAAGACAAAACCATGCAGAGAGCGTCCAGCCTGGAGCTCACGTTGTCAGGCTGCACGGAGGAGTCCGGGGCTACGGTGGCTACCCTAGACGCAGAGTTCCTGAATGGCGTTGAACACTGTGATGCAGATAAGCGTTCGGTGGGTGAGGATGAGGACCAGGACCCTTCAGAGGACTCTGAGGAGAAGGAACATAAAATACTTCTTG atactGTTTGTAAAACAGTCAGATGGTTGTCTGCCAAGCTCGGACCAACTGTCACATCTCGATACGTCACAAGAAATCTCTTGCGGTTACTTACTACATGTTACATTG GTCCTGACAAACACCAGTTTGTCCCATCTGCTTCAGAAGAAAGCAGTCTGGAGAGTATAGGCAGTGTCTATGAAAAGAAACCTGTGGCTGGAGACCAGACAGCTCTGCCAGTTCTGGAGTGTCTCCTCTACATTGCACACCTCTATGGTGAACCTGTTCTGACATACCAGTATCTGCCCTACATTGGCTACCTg gTGTCCCCGCCATCATCCTGCCGCCTTAACACAAGGAAAGAGGCCAGTTTGCTTGGAGCTGTGGTGCTCACTCAGAAGATCATCATCTTCCTCTCAGACACGACTCTGATGGACATACTGATGAAGATCAACCAGGATGTTCTCTTGCCACTGTTGGATGTGCTGACCTGCACTAAGATGGG CTTTCCCAGTGGAGTGCAGACCCGCTCAGTCCTGTGTCTGAAGACCCTAAGCCTCATGGCCTTAATATGCCTGCGCATTGGCAGGGAGATGGTGCAGCAGCACATGGCAGACACTCTCTGCCGCTTCTTCCAagtcttctctctgctgcagagCCTGCAGGAGCAG CTGGAGACCGCGCCGCGCACGGAGGCGGGAGAGTCTACGTATGTGGACCTTCATATGCCGGAAGGAACGGAAGTTAGCTGCGAGATCAGCGTGCTGGAGGAACTGCAGGCGGTTTTTGATCCCGAGATGGCCTACACGTCGTACATCCCTTTCTATTGCCTCGTTG GTGATGCAGCCATCCGAAAACTTGTCCCCAACCATGAGCTGGTTTGGCGTCTAGGCCAGTCGTTCCATGACAAGGTTAGCCCTGGCAGCCCTGACCCCAGTGCAGGGCAGAGAGTTGAGATGCCCCCTTCCTCTTCCTTGGGTCTGTCTCCCAACATTGGACAGCGGTTCGGTCGTAGTCCCTTTCCAGCCCCTTCTTCCACCTCCACGCCATTAGGCGGAGACACCCTCCCAGAGTCGGGCACATTTGGTAGCCATCTTGTTGGCAACAGGATTCAGGTAGCAAGAGACTCTGAACCAGGAGGAAGCCCAAATTTGTCCTTGATGGACAACTGGCAGAGGACTTACCCGAGTCACGCGCAAACGGCTGCCATGGCATCATCGACGTACATCACGTCATCTGCCATCCCCTCCATTTCCCTCTCTTCCTCATCGTGGGTTTTGGGGCCGACTCCAGAGGACAGCGCGCTGAAGCAGGAGCTGCCCCCCAGCAGCCGCTCCCTTCAGGGCAACTGGCTCGCTTACTGGCAGTACGAGATTGGCCTCAACCAGCAGGACCATTTCCACTTCCACCAGATCCGGCTCCAGAGCTTCCTGGGCCACTCCAGCACAGTGAAGTGCCTGGCGCCGCTGGCCGGGGAGGACTACTTCCTGTCAGGAAGCAAAGACAAGACAGTGAAGCTCTGGCCCCTCTATAACCATGGCGATGGCACACGGGAGATGGAGCCGCGACTCACGTACTCGGAGCACCGGAAGTCGGTGTTCTATGTGGGCCAGCTGGAGGCCTTGCAGGAGGTTGTGAGCTGTGACGGCGCAGTGCACCTCTGGGACCATTTCACAG CTAAGCAGCTCCGCACCTATGATGCCCTGGATGGGAAGAACCCCATCACAGCAGTAACCACCATGCCCGCCCCACACTGCAGCGTGGTGTTCGGCAGCGCAGACTCGGTCCTTCGCTTCATAGACCCTCGGAAACCCGGCCTTCAG CACGAGTTCCGGCTGTCCTACACCAACATGAGTGCCGGGCTGATCCGCTGTCTGGCAGTGAGCCCTGGGGGCCGCACTGTGGCGGTCGGCTTTTCCTCTGGCTTCATAGTGCTGCTGGACGCTCGTACCGGCCTGGTACTGCGAGGGTGGCCAGCACACGAGGGGGATATTCTGCAGCTGAAG